Proteins from a genomic interval of Kitasatospora herbaricolor:
- a CDS encoding nuclear transport factor 2 family protein — protein MNGTDIRTGVRTDIRAALTDLLLTPGLALDEAADRHFAPDYRQRTDGSWADRTEFLAHIAHLRTLVAGGSVQVHDELADGDRYADRHTMEVVKTDGSTVRMEVYLFAEFAPDGRFRRIEETTLLLEGSDADRDLGSAR, from the coding sequence ATGAACGGCACAGACATCCGTACCGGCGTCCGCACCGACATCCGCGCCGCCCTCACCGACCTGCTGCTCACCCCGGGCCTCGCCCTGGACGAGGCGGCGGACCGGCACTTCGCCCCCGACTACCGCCAGCGCACCGACGGCAGCTGGGCGGACCGCACCGAGTTCCTCGCCCACATCGCGCACCTGCGCACGCTCGTGGCCGGCGGCTCGGTGCAGGTCCACGACGAACTCGCCGACGGCGACCGCTACGCCGACCGCCACACCATGGAGGTCGTCAAGACCGACGGGTCCACCGTCCGCATGGAGGTCTACCTCTTCGCCGAGTTCGCCCCCGACGGCCGCTTCCGCCGGATCGAGGAGACCACCCTGCTGCTCGAAGGCTCGGACGCCGACCGTGACCTCGGCAGCGCCCGCTGA
- a CDS encoding cation diffusion facilitator family transporter codes for MPNTSPATGRAEHPVEAGPPGAGESSESTVTVIVAGLCNLGISIAKAAAGVIGGSGAMLSEAAHSLADTVTEVLLYFSLKRSTRPADDTHPFGYSRERYVWALLASFATFVGGAVFSVNDGVHTLTGGAKEPGSPVLSYVVLGIAFALESVSLARTVRQVRGDAGRLGVSQRRYLRLTPDTAVKAVYLEDVAALIGLLLAFGGLLGSTVTGSEVWDGCASLLIGALLAWVAVVLARANGSLLIGRALPGSVEERIAGALRDLPQVRQVVDLVTLVHGPQDILVAAKVAFESPATAHDVELACEHAEQVIRSAFPAVSRVYLDPTPGRRGPAGRADRPGGSGKGDGD; via the coding sequence ATGCCGAACACCTCTCCCGCGACCGGGCGCGCCGAACACCCGGTGGAGGCCGGCCCCCCTGGCGCCGGCGAGTCCTCCGAGAGCACCGTCACGGTGATCGTCGCCGGGCTGTGCAACCTCGGCATCAGCATCGCCAAGGCGGCCGCCGGCGTGATCGGCGGCTCCGGGGCGATGCTCTCCGAAGCGGCGCACTCGCTGGCCGACACGGTCACCGAGGTGCTGCTCTACTTCAGCCTGAAGCGCAGCACCCGCCCGGCCGACGACACCCACCCCTTCGGCTACAGCAGGGAGCGCTACGTCTGGGCACTGCTGGCCTCCTTCGCGACCTTCGTCGGCGGCGCCGTCTTCTCGGTCAACGACGGCGTGCACACCCTGACCGGCGGCGCGAAGGAGCCGGGCAGCCCGGTGCTCTCCTACGTGGTCCTCGGCATCGCCTTCGCCCTGGAATCGGTCTCGCTGGCCCGGACGGTCCGTCAGGTGCGCGGGGACGCCGGGCGGCTCGGCGTCTCGCAGCGCCGCTACCTGCGGCTCACGCCGGACACCGCCGTCAAGGCCGTCTACCTGGAGGACGTCGCCGCGCTGATCGGCCTGCTGCTCGCCTTCGGCGGCCTGCTGGGCTCCACGGTGACGGGCTCGGAGGTCTGGGACGGCTGCGCCTCGCTGCTGATCGGCGCCCTGCTGGCCTGGGTCGCGGTGGTGCTCGCCCGTGCCAACGGCTCCCTGCTGATCGGCCGCGCCCTGCCGGGGTCCGTGGAGGAGCGGATCGCGGGTGCCCTGCGCGACCTGCCGCAGGTGCGCCAGGTGGTGGACCTGGTGACGCTGGTGCACGGCCCGCAGGACATCCTGGTCGCGGCGAAGGTCGCCTTCGAGTCACCCGCGACGGCGCACGACGTCGAGCTGGCCTGCGAGCACGCCGAACAGGTGATCCGCTCGGCCTTCCCCGCGGTCTCACGGGTCTACCTGGACCCGACCCCCGGCCGACGGGGCCCCGCAGGTCGAGCGGACCGGCCCGGCGGGAGCGGGAAGGGAGACGGCGACTGA
- a CDS encoding DUF2000 domain-containing protein yields MRTENEPRRNEAETGAGSEPGDEGSPVRFDTKIAVLLRDDLEPWQRLNVTAFLVSGLGTTSPEVIGEPYEDADGTLYLPMFRQPVLVFQGTKETLTAAHGRARSRSMPSSVFTSDLFGTGNDRDNRAAVRAVGRDRLDLVGMAVYGARNAVDKVLKGARMHA; encoded by the coding sequence ATGAGAACCGAGAACGAACCCCGCCGGAACGAAGCCGAGACCGGAGCCGGTAGCGAGCCGGGCGACGAGGGTTCCCCCGTCCGCTTCGACACCAAGATCGCCGTACTGCTGCGGGACGACCTGGAGCCCTGGCAGCGGCTGAACGTGACCGCCTTCCTGGTCAGCGGGCTCGGCACGACCTCGCCCGAGGTGATCGGCGAGCCGTACGAGGACGCCGACGGAACCCTGTACCTGCCGATGTTCCGCCAGCCCGTGCTGGTCTTCCAGGGGACGAAGGAGACACTGACCGCCGCGCACGGTCGTGCGCGGTCCCGCTCGATGCCGAGTTCCGTCTTCACCTCGGACCTGTTCGGCACGGGCAACGACCGGGACAACCGGGCGGCGGTCCGAGCCGTGGGACGGGACCGGCTCGACCTGGTGGGGATGGCCGTGTACGGGGCCCGCAACGCGGTCGACAAGGTCCTCAAGGGCGCGCGGATGCACGCCTGA
- a CDS encoding VOC family protein translates to MVAWPGDIQAVTLFVEDLAKAKSFYREVFELPVHYEDENSAVFRFGVTMINLLAVTSAPELVAPAPVAAPDQGVRAQFTLGVTDVDQVCRRLAERGVALLNGPVDRAWGLRTASFRDPGGHIWEVAAPTAPGGADA, encoded by the coding sequence ATGGTCGCCTGGCCCGGAGACATCCAAGCCGTCACCTTGTTCGTGGAGGATCTCGCGAAGGCGAAGTCGTTCTACCGGGAGGTGTTCGAACTCCCCGTCCACTACGAGGACGAGAACTCCGCCGTCTTCCGGTTCGGGGTGACGATGATCAACCTGTTGGCCGTCACCTCCGCGCCCGAACTCGTGGCGCCCGCTCCCGTCGCCGCCCCGGACCAGGGCGTGCGCGCGCAGTTCACGCTGGGAGTCACGGACGTTGACCAGGTCTGCCGGCGCCTGGCCGAGCGAGGCGTCGCCCTGCTCAACGGGCCGGTGGACCGGGCCTGGGGGCTGCGCACGGCGAGCTTCCGCGATCCGGGCGGCCACATCTGGGAGGTCGCCGCTCCGACCGCGCCGGGCGGCGCCGACGCGTAA
- a CDS encoding MarR family winged helix-turn-helix transcriptional regulator, which translates to MTDSTGQDIAHALGLLLRRSTRARLYTRLTEGLGEAVDDLTYPVLSGLARTGPRSAADLGREIGLDRTTVTRRADRLEQAGLLERRPDPADGRATLLALTDDGRTVVAATRQRLTDAVQDSLTTWPQSDARTFARLLRRFVEEGPFATDRN; encoded by the coding sequence GTGACCGACTCGACCGGACAAGACATCGCCCACGCCCTCGGACTGCTCCTGCGCCGCAGCACCCGCGCCCGCCTCTACACCCGGCTGACGGAGGGACTGGGCGAGGCGGTCGACGACCTCACCTACCCCGTCCTCAGCGGGCTGGCCCGGACCGGCCCGCGCAGCGCCGCCGACCTCGGCCGTGAGATCGGACTCGACCGCACCACCGTGACCCGCCGCGCCGACCGCCTGGAACAGGCCGGACTGCTGGAACGCCGACCCGACCCCGCCGACGGCCGCGCCACCCTGCTCGCCCTCACCGACGACGGCCGCACCGTCGTGGCCGCCACCCGGCAGCGGCTCACCGACGCCGTCCAGGACTCGCTCACCACCTGGCCGCAGTCCGACGCCCGGACCTTCGCCCGCCTGCTGCGCCGCTTCGTCGAAGAGGGACCCTTCGCCACCGACCGGAACTGA
- a CDS encoding L,D-transpeptidase: MSNVQTARTAIRTGDRFNRGAVALTMGGILLMTAACGDPHSEVAEASRATGTAAAGGQAAATGPAAAPTTSAAVLDVEPKDGAQGVPPNALQVSVAHGKLTAVDVTDKNGKPVPGSMTPDGTGWKPAAALAPGTAYTVNAQATDADGLAAAATTAFTTRTPDKQVSTNDNIADGQTYGVGMIVKVEFSAKIANKDAVAQGITFTTDNGTEVKGHWFGDARLDFRPAEYWKPGTKVTIHYRLKNVEVSPGVYGDVDKDEPFVIGRSQVSTADAAAHQLTIVRDGRSSTVPATLGDEKHPSWGGTMVIMSKEKVTHMNSRTVGLGDEYDIPAVPHAMRLTGSGTYLHGNYWYKGDPFGKANTSHGCVSLKDVEGGSDTSVAGAFFNSSMIGDVVTVVNSKEKNVSPDNGLGGWNLLWANW, translated from the coding sequence GTGAGCAACGTTCAGACGGCCCGGACCGCGATACGTACCGGCGACCGATTCAACCGCGGCGCGGTGGCGCTGACGATGGGCGGCATCCTGCTGATGACCGCCGCCTGCGGCGACCCGCACAGCGAGGTCGCCGAGGCCTCCCGGGCGACGGGCACCGCTGCCGCCGGCGGGCAGGCGGCAGCGACCGGGCCCGCGGCTGCGCCGACGACTTCCGCGGCGGTGCTGGACGTCGAGCCGAAGGACGGCGCCCAGGGCGTCCCTCCGAACGCGCTGCAGGTGTCCGTCGCCCACGGCAAACTCACCGCCGTCGACGTGACCGACAAGAACGGCAAGCCCGTCCCCGGCTCGATGACCCCGGACGGCACCGGCTGGAAGCCCGCCGCCGCGCTGGCACCCGGCACGGCGTACACGGTGAACGCCCAGGCGACGGACGCCGACGGCCTGGCGGCCGCCGCCACCACCGCCTTCACCACGCGCACGCCCGACAAGCAGGTCTCCACCAACGACAACATCGCCGACGGCCAGACCTACGGCGTGGGCATGATCGTCAAGGTGGAGTTCAGCGCGAAGATCGCGAACAAGGACGCCGTCGCCCAGGGCATCACCTTCACGACCGACAACGGCACCGAGGTGAAGGGTCACTGGTTCGGTGACGCCCGGCTGGACTTCCGCCCGGCCGAGTACTGGAAGCCCGGCACCAAGGTCACCATCCACTACCGGCTGAAGAACGTCGAGGTCTCGCCGGGCGTCTACGGCGACGTGGACAAGGACGAGCCGTTCGTCATCGGCCGCTCGCAGGTGTCCACCGCGGACGCGGCCGCGCACCAGCTCACGATCGTCCGGGACGGCAGGTCCAGCACCGTGCCGGCCACGCTCGGAGACGAGAAGCACCCGTCGTGGGGCGGCACCATGGTGATCATGTCGAAGGAGAAGGTCACCCACATGAACTCCCGGACCGTCGGGCTCGGTGACGAGTACGACATCCCCGCCGTCCCGCACGCGATGCGGCTGACCGGGAGCGGCACCTACCTGCACGGCAACTACTGGTACAAGGGCGACCCGTTCGGCAAGGCGAACACCAGCCACGGCTGCGTCTCGCTCAAGGACGTGGAGGGCGGCAGCGACACGTCCGTCGCGGGCGCGTTCTTCAACAGCTCGATGATCGGCGACGTGGTCACGGTCGTGAACTCGAAGGAGAAGAACGTCTCCCCCGACAACGGACTCGGCGGCTGGAACCTCCTCTGGGCGAACTGGTAG
- a CDS encoding phosphopantetheine-binding protein: MSDTDGLRDLITVAADELGLDIAPQDATVDFDELPGWDSLHLLTLLTALERTTGRRLSLPDLLEARTIAEIFEIASARPAA; encoded by the coding sequence ATGAGCGACACCGACGGACTGCGGGATCTGATCACCGTGGCCGCAGACGAACTGGGCCTGGACATCGCGCCGCAGGACGCGACCGTGGACTTCGACGAACTCCCCGGCTGGGACTCCCTGCACCTGCTGACCCTGCTCACCGCCCTGGAGCGGACCACCGGCCGCAGGCTCTCGCTCCCCGACCTGCTGGAGGCGCGGACCATCGCCGAGATCTTCGAGATCGCCTCCGCCCGGCCCGCCGCCTGA
- a CDS encoding helix-turn-helix transcriptional regulator — MLRDCRVRAIRVLYVLCVTTGQRIRAWRPPVAGVVEVFHAHFTQHAYPMHVHDAWTLLIVDDGAVRYDLDRHRRGTPNDTVSLLPPQVPHNGSPATEQGFRKRVVYLDMTQLDERFIGPAVDSPDIVDPLLRRRVGQLHAVLADRGDEFEAESRLALIAERLRGQLRPGPAFGSAVPDHGIAGCLRDLLDERLVRGIALDEAAALVHAHPAHLVRAFSGAFGIAPHQYVLSRRIDLARRLLLAGQPAREVAIAAGFYDQAHLTRHFKRVVGTTPGRYARGTGTA; from the coding sequence ATGCTTCGAGACTGCCGGGTGCGCGCGATCCGCGTCTTGTACGTTCTTTGCGTGACGACCGGGCAGAGGATCCGTGCTTGGCGCCCGCCCGTAGCGGGTGTCGTGGAGGTCTTCCACGCCCACTTCACCCAGCACGCGTACCCCATGCACGTCCACGACGCCTGGACCTTGCTGATCGTCGACGACGGCGCGGTCCGCTACGACCTGGACCGTCACCGGCGCGGCACCCCGAACGACACCGTGAGCCTGCTGCCCCCGCAGGTCCCGCACAACGGTTCACCGGCCACCGAGCAGGGCTTCCGCAAGCGCGTGGTGTACCTCGACATGACGCAGCTGGACGAACGGTTCATCGGGCCCGCGGTGGACAGTCCCGACATCGTCGACCCGCTCCTGCGCCGGCGCGTCGGACAACTGCACGCGGTGCTGGCCGACCGGGGCGACGAGTTCGAGGCGGAGAGCCGGCTGGCCCTGATCGCCGAACGGCTGCGCGGGCAACTGCGCCCCGGGCCGGCCTTCGGCAGTGCCGTGCCCGACCACGGGATCGCCGGGTGCCTGCGTGACCTCCTGGACGAACGGCTGGTCCGGGGAATCGCCCTGGACGAGGCCGCGGCCCTGGTCCACGCCCACCCCGCGCATCTCGTCCGCGCGTTCAGCGGCGCCTTCGGCATCGCCCCGCACCAGTACGTGCTGTCCCGCCGGATCGACCTGGCCCGCCGCCTGCTCCTCGCCGGGCAACCCGCGCGCGAGGTCGCGATCGCCGCCGGGTTCTACGACCAGGCCCACCTCACCCGGCACTTCAAGCGGGTGGTGGGCACCACGCCGGGCCGGTACGCCAGGGGCACGGGCACCGCGTAG
- the ssuE gene encoding NADPH-dependent FMN reductase, protein MARVLTLSGSPSAVSRTTRLLGEAARRLDAQHHQVTAVEVRRLPADVLTGSDVHHPAIAEIAELIREADGVVVGTPIYKAAYSGLLKCLLDLLPQYALAGKTVLPLATGGSAAHVLAVDYALRPVLSSMGAAHVTQGWFVLDSHILASPDGSTDLAPAAATALDDLVDRFSAALGTSVG, encoded by the coding sequence ATGGCCCGTGTCCTGACCCTCTCCGGCAGCCCGTCCGCCGTGTCCAGAACGACCCGGCTGCTCGGCGAGGCCGCCCGCCGCCTGGACGCGCAGCACCACCAGGTCACCGCGGTGGAGGTCCGCAGGCTGCCCGCCGACGTGCTCACCGGCTCCGACGTGCACCACCCGGCGATCGCCGAGATCGCCGAACTCATCCGCGAGGCCGACGGCGTGGTGGTCGGCACCCCCATCTACAAGGCCGCCTACTCCGGGCTGCTGAAGTGCCTGCTCGACCTCCTGCCGCAGTACGCGCTGGCCGGCAAGACCGTCCTGCCGCTGGCCACCGGCGGCTCCGCGGCGCACGTCCTGGCGGTGGACTACGCGCTGCGCCCCGTCCTGTCCTCGATGGGGGCGGCGCACGTCACCCAGGGCTGGTTCGTCCTGGACAGCCACATCCTCGCCTCGCCGGACGGCAGCACCGATCTGGCGCCGGCCGCCGCCACCGCCCTCGACGACCTGGTGGACCGCTTCTCCGCCGCCCTCGGCACCTCCGTCGGCTGA
- a CDS encoding DUF5988 family protein, with protein sequence MSDKHPNVILLGGPAGELPDDHRIHHVTDLDTTLKLFRGNRYEHYRPTPETLRSGADRLRVFTWSHSTFVAE encoded by the coding sequence ATGAGCGACAAGCATCCCAACGTGATCCTGCTCGGCGGCCCCGCCGGCGAACTCCCCGACGACCACCGGATCCACCACGTCACGGACCTCGACACCACCCTGAAGCTGTTCCGCGGCAACCGCTACGAGCACTACCGTCCGACCCCCGAGACCCTGCGGTCCGGGGCCGACCGCCTGCGGGTCTTCACCTGGAGCCACAGCACGTTCGTCGCCGAGTAG
- a CDS encoding mycothione reductase: MRHHDLVVLGAGSGNAVIDDRFADLDVAVVEEGPFGGTCLNRGCIPSKMLAHTADVADTVREAGRFGVDATLDAVRWAAVRDRVFGRLDQEAADGERARRRSGSVTVHRGRARFTGERTLVVEGDGGEVRFSADQVVVAVGSRPVVPPPVRDSGLPYETSDTVMRLPVPPRHLAVLGGGYIAAELAQVFRSAGSRVTVVEKEQTLLSPQDESVSEAYTRIARSRFDVRTGVALGRLEGEPGRLRLLLDDGSTVEADTLLVAVGRTPNSDTVGADRAGIALHEDGRVVVDAQQRTTAPGVFALGDVCTPVPLKHVANREAQVVAHNLLHPGDLIATSHRAVPAAVFTRPQIAQVGRTERECRDEGLNHRTATRRYADVAYGWALEDTTGFCKVIADPGTGRLLGAHILGPQASTLIQPLVIAMSLGIDATTLARTPYWIHPALTEVVANALLDLDL, encoded by the coding sequence ATGCGACATCATGATCTTGTCGTCCTGGGCGCCGGCTCCGGCAACGCGGTGATCGACGACCGCTTCGCGGACCTGGACGTCGCCGTCGTCGAGGAGGGACCCTTCGGCGGGACCTGCCTGAACCGGGGCTGCATCCCCAGCAAGATGCTCGCCCACACCGCGGACGTCGCGGACACCGTGCGCGAGGCCGGCCGGTTCGGCGTGGACGCCACCCTGGACGCCGTGCGCTGGGCAGCGGTGCGCGACCGGGTCTTCGGGCGCCTCGACCAGGAGGCGGCCGACGGCGAGCGGGCCCGGCGCCGCTCCGGCTCGGTCACCGTCCACCGCGGCCGGGCCCGCTTCACCGGGGAGCGGACGCTGGTGGTCGAGGGCGACGGGGGCGAGGTCCGGTTCAGCGCGGATCAGGTCGTGGTCGCCGTCGGCAGCCGTCCCGTCGTCCCGCCACCGGTGCGCGACAGCGGCCTGCCCTACGAGACCTCCGACACCGTGATGCGGCTCCCGGTCCCGCCCCGGCACCTGGCCGTGCTCGGCGGCGGCTACATCGCCGCCGAACTGGCCCAGGTCTTCCGCTCGGCCGGCAGCCGGGTCACCGTCGTCGAGAAGGAGCAGACACTGCTCTCCCCGCAGGACGAGTCGGTGTCCGAGGCCTACACCCGCATCGCCCGCTCCCGGTTCGACGTCCGCACCGGCGTCGCACTCGGCCGGCTCGAAGGAGAGCCGGGACGGCTGCGCCTGCTGCTCGACGACGGCTCCACGGTGGAGGCCGACACCCTGCTCGTCGCGGTGGGCCGCACCCCGAACAGCGACACCGTCGGCGCCGACCGGGCCGGCATCGCCCTGCACGAGGACGGGCGCGTCGTCGTGGACGCCCAGCAGCGGACCACCGCGCCGGGCGTCTTCGCGCTGGGCGACGTGTGCACCCCCGTGCCGCTCAAGCACGTGGCGAACCGGGAGGCGCAGGTGGTCGCGCACAACCTGCTGCACCCCGGCGACCTGATCGCCACCAGCCACCGGGCGGTACCCGCCGCGGTCTTCACCCGCCCGCAGATCGCGCAGGTCGGCCGTACCGAGCGGGAATGCCGGGACGAGGGCCTCAACCACCGGACCGCCACCCGCCGGTACGCGGACGTCGCCTACGGATGGGCGCTGGAGGACACCACCGGCTTCTGCAAGGTGATCGCGGACCCGGGCACGGGCCGTCTGCTGGGCGCCCACATCCTGGGCCCGCAGGCGTCCACCCTGATCCAGCCGCTGGTCATCGCGATGAGCCTGGGCATCGACGCCACCACCCTGGCCCGCACCCCGTACTGGATCCATCCGGCGCTCACCGAGGTGGTCGCCAACGCCCTGCTCGACCTGGACCTCTGA